One Paenarthrobacter aurescens TC1 DNA window includes the following coding sequences:
- the secD gene encoding protein-export membrane protein SecD (identified by match to protein family HMM TIGR00916; match to protein family HMM TIGR01129), which produces MARTGPKNSARRVLTWLGAIFVVLTAVLAGGVVTGNASWAPKLALDLEGGTQMILAPRVEGSSEINEEQLNQAVAIIRQRVDGSGVAEAEISTQSGRNVVVSLPGTPSKETRDLIQASADMNFRPVITYGDPAAVPAEQRTPDDQLPKPTAEPANASDINWVTADIVKEFEALDCVNPSPEKRERSDPAKPLVTCEAATAQTPAIKYILGPVEVRGQDISDSTFSQVQGAQGSVTNSWGVNIVFNADATAKFKAVTERLNQFYAAAQLQGSDDPKSQFAIVLDDKVISAPRALAVITDGKPQITGNFTQASAKALSDQLRYGALPISFEIQSQEQISATLGGDQLRLGLLAGMIGLLLVVVYSLFQYRALGLVTIASLVVAGVLTYLAIAILGWTENYRLSLAGVAGLIVAIGQTADSFIVYFERIRDELREGRGLVSAVENGWKRAKRTVLASKAVNLLAAVVLYFVAVGNVRGFAFTLGLTAVADLIVVFMFTHPTLQLLARTKFFGEGHRFSGLSPDRLGAVPLYRGAGRLRTPEEKPAVVRARNTGAAAEAERRMTIAERRLAEKGQLTGTSNGTKEEK; this is translated from the coding sequence ATGGCACGGACCGGCCCCAAAAACTCAGCCCGCAGGGTGCTGACCTGGCTTGGAGCAATTTTCGTTGTACTAACAGCTGTCCTGGCTGGTGGAGTAGTAACTGGCAATGCCAGTTGGGCTCCCAAGCTTGCTCTGGACCTTGAAGGCGGAACCCAGATGATCCTGGCCCCCAGGGTGGAGGGTTCCAGCGAGATCAATGAAGAGCAGCTCAACCAGGCAGTTGCCATCATCCGGCAGCGAGTTGACGGCTCGGGTGTTGCCGAAGCCGAAATCAGCACCCAGTCGGGCCGCAACGTGGTGGTCAGCCTTCCGGGAACACCTTCCAAGGAAACCCGCGACCTGATTCAGGCTTCTGCCGACATGAACTTCCGGCCGGTGATCACCTACGGTGACCCGGCGGCTGTCCCGGCCGAGCAGCGCACTCCGGATGACCAGCTGCCCAAGCCCACCGCGGAGCCGGCCAACGCCAGCGACATCAACTGGGTAACGGCGGATATCGTCAAGGAATTCGAGGCGCTGGACTGCGTGAATCCCTCCCCGGAGAAGCGCGAGCGTTCGGATCCTGCCAAGCCGTTGGTAACCTGCGAGGCAGCCACCGCCCAGACTCCCGCGATCAAGTACATCCTTGGTCCGGTGGAAGTCAGGGGCCAGGACATCAGTGATTCCACCTTCTCCCAGGTCCAGGGCGCACAGGGCTCCGTGACCAATTCCTGGGGTGTGAACATCGTCTTCAACGCGGATGCAACGGCGAAGTTCAAGGCAGTCACAGAGCGGCTCAACCAGTTCTATGCTGCAGCACAATTGCAGGGTTCTGATGATCCCAAGTCCCAGTTCGCGATCGTCCTTGACGACAAAGTAATTTCGGCGCCGCGCGCCCTTGCTGTCATCACCGATGGAAAGCCGCAGATCACGGGCAACTTCACCCAGGCTTCCGCCAAGGCCCTGTCTGACCAGTTGCGCTACGGCGCCTTGCCCATCAGCTTCGAGATCCAATCGCAGGAGCAGATCTCTGCCACCCTGGGTGGCGACCAGCTTCGCCTTGGTCTGCTCGCAGGCATGATCGGTTTGTTGCTGGTAGTTGTGTACTCGCTGTTCCAGTACCGTGCCTTGGGTCTTGTCACCATCGCTTCCCTTGTGGTGGCGGGTGTCTTGACCTATCTGGCCATCGCCATCCTTGGATGGACGGAAAACTATCGTCTCTCCCTGGCAGGCGTAGCAGGTCTGATCGTGGCCATTGGCCAGACTGCGGACTCGTTCATTGTCTACTTCGAACGCATCAGGGATGAGCTGCGCGAGGGCCGTGGACTCGTTTCCGCGGTGGAGAATGGATGGAAGCGCGCCAAGCGAACGGTGCTGGCTTCCAAGGCGGTCAATCTCCTGGCCGCAGTTGTCCTCTACTTCGTGGCTGTGGGCAACGTCCGTGGCTTCGCGTTCACGCTCGGCTTGACGGCAGTTGCCGACCTCATTGTGGTGTTCATGTTTACGCACCCCACGCTGCAGCTCCTGGCGCGCACTAAGTTCTTCGGCGAAGGTCACAGGTTCTCCGGGCTTTCCCCTGACCGTTTGGGCGCAGTTCCCCTGTACCGGGGGGCGGGGCGCCTCCGTACGCCTGAGGAAAAGCCTGCCGTGGTTCGCGCACGCAACACCGGTGCCGCAGCCGAAGCCGAACGACGCATGACCATTGCCGAGAGGCGCCTTGCCGAGAAGGGCCAGCTCACTGGTACTTCCAACGGCACCAAGGAGGAGAAGTAA
- the yajC gene encoding preprotein translocase, YajC subunit (identified by match to protein family HMM PF02699; match to protein family HMM TIGR00739) — protein sequence MNQNVSTERNFPVDPMTILLFVMLGLFVFMMFRRNKKTQQQQAEMQSKFAPGVDVMTSFGLFGRIVSIDEAENKVVIELSPGNQATVHRQAVTKVVETTPEEAPVVPDDASSLTAAQTEAPAAVETPEETIARLNKEDKKDN from the coding sequence GTGAACCAAAACGTAAGTACAGAACGGAACTTCCCTGTGGATCCAATGACCATATTGCTGTTCGTCATGCTTGGACTCTTTGTCTTCATGATGTTCCGCCGCAACAAGAAGACCCAGCAGCAGCAGGCTGAAATGCAGTCCAAGTTCGCTCCGGGTGTCGACGTCATGACCAGCTTCGGTCTCTTTGGCCGCATCGTGTCCATCGACGAAGCTGAGAACAAGGTTGTCATCGAGCTTTCGCCGGGCAACCAGGCTACGGTTCACCGCCAGGCAGTCACCAAGGTGGTCGAAACCACCCCCGAAGAAGCGCCGGTTGTTCCGGACGACGCTTCTTCCCTGACCGCCGCGCAGACTGAAGCTCCTGCCGCCGTCGAGACCCCGGAAGAAACCATCGCGCGCCTCAACAAAGAGGACAAGAAGGACAACTAG
- the ruvB gene encoding Holliday junction DNA helicase RuvB (identified by match to protein family HMM PF00004; match to protein family HMM PF05491; match to protein family HMM PF05496; match to protein family HMM PF07728; match to protein family HMM TIGR00635) — translation MAEPSLVSGGEEPEERVIEAALRPKNLHDFVGQHRVRKQLALVLEASKMRGRSADHVLMSGPPGLGKTTLAMIIAAEMNAPLRISSGPAIQHAGDLAAILSSLSEGEVLFLDEIHRMSRPAEEMLYMAMEDFRVDIVVGKGAGATAIPLELPPFTLVGATTRAGLLPGPLRDRFGFTGHLEFYSVAELELVLRRSAGLLDLKVNSAGFTEIAGRSRGTPRIANRLLRRVRDWALVHGIEQIDARSASAALDMYEVDERGLDRLDRSVLEALITKFNGGPVGLSTLAIAVGEEPETVETVAEPFLVREGLLGRTPRGRIAMASAWTHLGYAVPAGVFGQETLALYGEDENHAESVDTVG, via the coding sequence GTGGCTGAGCCATCACTCGTCAGCGGGGGAGAAGAACCGGAAGAGCGGGTCATCGAGGCCGCTCTCCGTCCCAAGAACCTGCACGATTTTGTGGGACAGCACCGGGTCCGCAAGCAGCTTGCTTTGGTGCTTGAGGCCTCAAAGATGCGAGGCCGCAGCGCCGACCACGTGTTGATGTCCGGGCCTCCAGGACTCGGCAAGACCACGCTTGCCATGATCATCGCGGCCGAAATGAACGCACCACTGCGTATCAGCAGCGGACCTGCCATCCAGCACGCCGGAGATCTCGCAGCCATCCTTTCCTCGCTCTCGGAGGGCGAGGTCCTGTTCCTTGACGAAATCCACCGCATGTCCAGGCCCGCAGAAGAAATGCTATACATGGCCATGGAGGACTTCCGCGTGGACATCGTGGTGGGCAAGGGAGCGGGCGCAACTGCCATTCCCTTGGAGCTGCCGCCCTTCACCCTGGTGGGCGCCACCACCCGCGCAGGTCTTCTTCCGGGGCCTCTGAGGGACCGATTCGGTTTCACCGGGCACCTTGAGTTCTATTCGGTGGCCGAACTCGAGCTTGTCCTCCGGCGCTCGGCAGGGCTCCTGGACCTGAAGGTGAACTCTGCAGGCTTTACGGAGATTGCGGGCCGTTCCCGGGGAACACCCCGCATAGCCAATAGGCTCCTCCGCCGGGTTCGCGACTGGGCCCTCGTTCACGGCATTGAGCAAATCGACGCCCGTTCGGCGTCAGCAGCCTTGGATATGTACGAAGTAGACGAGCGGGGCTTGGACAGGCTGGACCGGTCCGTTCTGGAAGCCCTGATTACCAAGTTCAACGGTGGTCCCGTCGGCTTGTCCACCTTGGCCATTGCCGTGGGTGAGGAACCCGAAACGGTGGAGACCGTAGCTGAGCCTTTCTTGGTCCGCGAGGGACTTTTGGGAAGAACGCCGCGGGGTCGCATCGCCATGGCGTCCGCTTGGACGCACCTGGGCTATGCAGTCCCGGCAGGAGTCTTCGGCCAAGAGACGCTTGCCCTGTACGGTGAGGACGAAAACCACGCCGAAAGCGTAGATACTGTCGGTTAA
- the ruvA gene encoding Holliday junction DNA helicase RuvA (identified by match to protein family HMM PF00633; match to protein family HMM PF01330; match to protein family HMM TIGR00084), with product MAAILRRRSRQYFRSRVLISFLRGTVAHVGLSTAVIDLNGAGMSVYATPQTLSHLKTGSEAKLFTSMIVREDSLTLFGFADDDEREVFDVLLSVSGVGPRLALAVLAVHEPEAIRVAAHTGDSKTFTKVPGIGPKVAGRIVLELAGKLVPHGTSTGTAPAAAPNAEWKPQVVAAMTSLGWSEKDANGSIDKAMADSPELVDAGNVAQILRATLRWLGQDGARAGNRVGSRG from the coding sequence TTGGCCGCAATATTACGGCGACGGAGCAGGCAGTATTTCAGGAGCCGGGTCTTGATCAGTTTTCTCCGTGGAACCGTAGCCCACGTTGGTTTGTCCACCGCTGTTATCGACCTCAACGGTGCGGGTATGAGTGTCTATGCCACACCGCAGACCTTGAGCCACCTCAAAACCGGAAGTGAAGCCAAACTCTTCACCTCCATGATCGTCCGGGAAGACTCCCTCACGTTGTTCGGTTTCGCGGACGACGACGAACGCGAAGTCTTCGACGTCCTCCTCAGCGTCAGCGGGGTTGGCCCGCGGCTTGCCCTCGCCGTTCTTGCCGTGCATGAACCCGAAGCTATCCGGGTTGCTGCACACACCGGCGACAGCAAGACATTCACCAAGGTGCCGGGTATTGGTCCGAAGGTGGCCGGCCGTATCGTCCTGGAACTGGCCGGGAAGTTGGTCCCGCACGGAACCAGCACCGGCACTGCTCCCGCCGCAGCCCCGAACGCCGAATGGAAGCCTCAGGTAGTCGCCGCCATGACCAGCTTGGGATGGTCAGAGAAGGATGCCAACGGCAGCATCGACAAAGCCATGGCTGATTCGCCGGAACTCGTGGACGCCGGAAACGTGGCCCAGATACTTCGCGCTACGCTGCGCTGGCTTGGCCAGGACGGGGCGCGCGCAGGAAACCGCGTAGGCAGCCGTGGCTGA
- the ruvC gene encoding crossover junction endodeoxyribonuclease RuvC (identified by match to protein family HMM PF02075; match to protein family HMM TIGR00228), with protein MTLRVLGVDPGLTRCGIGVVDIEKNRRATMVAVGVVGTSAELTLDKRLLVIAQAIDEWLDRHEPDVVAVERVFSQMNVSTVMGVAQASGVVIAAAARRGIPVALHTPSEVKAAVTGSGTANKDAVTKLVTKILRLDAPPKPADAADALALALTHAWRAGSGMGAASGNSSLTPAQKAWADAEAKARRKR; from the coding sequence TTGACTCTTCGCGTATTGGGAGTCGATCCGGGCCTTACCCGTTGCGGCATCGGTGTTGTGGACATCGAGAAAAACCGCAGGGCCACCATGGTGGCCGTGGGTGTGGTTGGCACGTCGGCGGAACTCACGCTGGACAAACGATTGCTGGTCATCGCCCAGGCAATTGATGAGTGGCTCGACCGTCACGAGCCGGATGTCGTCGCCGTCGAACGCGTTTTTTCGCAGATGAACGTGAGCACGGTAATGGGTGTGGCCCAAGCCTCAGGCGTCGTCATCGCTGCGGCCGCACGCCGTGGCATCCCCGTCGCGTTGCACACACCGTCGGAGGTCAAAGCCGCGGTAACCGGCAGCGGCACGGCCAACAAGGATGCCGTAACCAAGCTGGTGACCAAGATTTTGCGCCTGGATGCTCCACCCAAGCCCGCTGACGCGGCGGACGCCCTCGCGTTGGCACTAACGCACGCCTGGCGTGCAGGCAGCGGAATGGGCGCCGCATCCGGCAACAGTTCCCTGACGCCGGCGCAGAAGGCCTGGGCCGACGCCGAAGCAAAAGCGCGCCGCAAACGGTGA
- a CDS encoding putative Domain of unknown function DUF28 (identified by match to protein family HMM PF01709; match to protein family HMM TIGR01033), whose amino-acid sequence MSGHSKWATTKHKKAIIDGRRAKSFAKLIKNIEVAARMGGPDLAGNPGLELAVTKAKKTSVPNDNIDRAIKRGAGLTGEVVDYTEIMYEARGPQGSALLIECLTDNKNRAASEVRLAISRNGGTIADPGSVSYLFARKGVVVLPKNGLSEDDILMAVLEAGAEEVKDSGENWEIHSEPSDLQAIRDALKEAGIDYETDEAEFVPSMQVDLDVDGAKKFMKLVDALEDLDDVQNVYSNADLSEEVQAALDSE is encoded by the coding sequence ATGTCAGGCCACTCCAAATGGGCGACCACCAAGCACAAGAAAGCCATCATTGACGGCAGGCGTGCAAAGTCGTTCGCGAAACTGATCAAGAACATCGAAGTTGCTGCCCGCATGGGTGGCCCGGACCTCGCCGGCAACCCAGGCCTGGAACTCGCCGTCACCAAGGCCAAGAAAACCTCGGTTCCCAATGACAACATCGACCGTGCCATCAAGCGTGGGGCAGGCCTCACCGGCGAAGTGGTGGACTACACCGAAATCATGTACGAGGCCCGCGGTCCGCAGGGCTCGGCTTTGTTGATTGAATGTTTGACCGACAACAAGAACCGTGCTGCTTCCGAGGTACGCCTGGCAATCTCCCGCAACGGTGGCACCATCGCCGATCCCGGTTCCGTGAGCTACCTCTTCGCCCGGAAGGGCGTTGTGGTGCTGCCCAAGAACGGCCTCAGCGAAGACGACATTCTGATGGCGGTCCTGGAGGCTGGAGCCGAGGAAGTCAAGGACAGCGGCGAAAACTGGGAGATCCACTCCGAGCCCTCCGATCTTCAGGCCATCCGCGACGCCCTGAAAGAAGCGGGCATCGACTACGAAACCGATGAAGCCGAATTCGTTCCGTCCATGCAGGTGGACCTGGACGTTGACGGTGCCAAGAAGTTCATGAAGCTCGTGGATGCGCTGGAAGACCTGGACGATGTCCAGAACGTCTACAGCAACGCGGACCTCAGCGAGGAAGTGCAGGCTGCCCTCGACTCCGAGTAG
- a CDS encoding putative glutamine amidotransferase, SNO family protein (identified by match to protein family HMM PF01174; match to protein family HMM PF07685) translates to MAANGVTEGLGHYDGRMTNPLSDASSRVGSGLRIGVLALQGDFREHIHAVEAAGATGVGIRRPSELDDIDGLIIPGGESTTIDKLSRIFEVRDPLQKRIAEGLPVYGSCAGMILLADEIADPATDLDGNPQQTFGGLDITVRRNAFGRQRESFETDLDFKGLDFSAGESGVDPVHAVFIRGPWVERVGSGVEVLAQVDPDHASHTATLHGVARIVAVRSGQLLATSFHPEVTGEKRVHELFIRMIRGEA, encoded by the coding sequence GTGGCCGCAAACGGCGTAACGGAAGGCTTGGGCCACTATGATGGTCGAATGACCAACCCCCTTTCCGACGCTTCGTCACGCGTGGGTTCAGGACTCCGGATCGGCGTGCTGGCTCTCCAGGGCGACTTCCGCGAGCATATCCACGCTGTGGAGGCCGCTGGTGCCACCGGCGTGGGTATCCGCCGCCCGTCAGAGCTCGACGACATCGACGGCCTGATTATTCCAGGCGGCGAATCCACCACCATTGACAAACTCTCCCGGATCTTCGAAGTCCGTGACCCCCTTCAAAAGCGCATCGCGGAGGGACTTCCCGTCTACGGCTCCTGCGCCGGCATGATCCTGTTGGCCGATGAAATTGCGGACCCGGCTACGGACCTGGACGGAAATCCCCAGCAGACTTTTGGCGGATTGGATATTACTGTCCGCCGAAATGCCTTTGGACGCCAACGCGAGTCCTTCGAAACCGACCTCGATTTCAAGGGTTTGGATTTCAGTGCGGGGGAGTCCGGTGTGGATCCCGTTCACGCGGTATTCATCCGCGGCCCCTGGGTGGAACGCGTAGGTTCAGGCGTCGAAGTCCTTGCCCAGGTTGACCCCGACCACGCCAGCCACACGGCTACTTTGCATGGAGTGGCTAGAATTGTTGCAGTGCGTTCCGGCCAATTGCTGGCCACCTCCTTCCATCCGGAAGTGACGGGAGAGAAACGCGTGCATGAACTCTTTATTCGAATGATCAGAGGAGAAGCGTAA
- a CDS encoding putative UDP-N-acetylmuramyl tripeptide synthetase gives MAQAFRYAVCGHQALPAVRVPCPDWDILQSMLSFSVPLGKLVRTLSRLRGGGSAFPGLVVEKIDPGFMQRTLASLPLGVAVVSGTNGKTTTTKMVVELLESQGLKVFTNRSGSNFTRGVAASLLGDVDWRGRLDADIAILELDEAHAVHFVNKVEPRFSLLLNVLRDQLDRFGEIDKTARLLEHIASKTTDTVVLNREDPRVARIANALNTLDAVHHPEIRYFGLDESLRSTFPNDDEMRTTAIGPSPSGTSVAAETGDDVDLPAADVVLRRVGAQDADFEFDGETVTTTMKLRGVYNIFNAAAALSLARAILGTGPVDTPKLVKSLGEVAPAFGRGESLTVDGQPLELVLVKNPSGFRLGLKSFPAGGYATMIAINDNYADGRDMSWLWDVEFDSLREDGVEVLTGVRAYDMALRLQYDDVHFGVVEPDITAALRAFIDGSRGKPKRIFCTYTSMLAIRRELAKITIVEVVS, from the coding sequence GTGGCCCAAGCCTTCCGTTACGCCGTTTGCGGCCACCAGGCATTACCGGCAGTCAGGGTTCCATGCCCTGACTGGGATATATTACAGAGCATGCTTTCCTTCAGCGTCCCCCTCGGCAAGCTGGTCCGCACACTGTCCCGGCTCCGGGGTGGAGGCTCAGCTTTCCCCGGCTTGGTAGTCGAGAAAATCGACCCCGGCTTCATGCAGCGAACGCTGGCGTCGCTCCCCCTTGGCGTAGCCGTGGTCAGCGGCACCAACGGTAAAACCACTACCACCAAGATGGTGGTTGAACTCCTTGAGAGCCAAGGCTTGAAGGTCTTCACCAACCGCAGCGGCAGCAACTTCACCCGGGGCGTAGCCGCCTCACTCTTAGGCGACGTGGATTGGCGTGGACGCCTCGACGCGGACATCGCCATTCTGGAACTTGACGAGGCCCACGCCGTGCACTTCGTCAATAAAGTGGAGCCCCGCTTCAGCCTCCTGTTGAATGTCCTGCGCGACCAATTGGACCGCTTCGGTGAAATCGACAAGACCGCCCGTTTGCTGGAGCACATCGCCTCCAAGACCACTGACACGGTGGTCCTCAACCGGGAGGACCCCCGTGTCGCCCGGATTGCCAACGCCCTCAACACCTTGGACGCCGTACACCACCCCGAGATCAGGTACTTCGGTCTCGACGAATCGTTGCGCAGCACTTTTCCCAACGACGACGAGATGCGCACCACGGCGATCGGCCCTTCCCCGTCAGGAACCTCGGTTGCCGCAGAAACCGGTGACGACGTAGACCTGCCGGCTGCCGACGTCGTACTTCGCCGGGTAGGTGCCCAGGACGCTGACTTTGAGTTCGACGGCGAAACCGTCACCACAACCATGAAACTGCGCGGCGTCTACAACATCTTCAATGCTGCGGCGGCATTGTCGCTGGCGCGGGCCATCCTGGGAACCGGCCCCGTTGACACGCCCAAACTCGTGAAATCTTTGGGAGAAGTTGCTCCCGCGTTCGGCCGCGGTGAAAGCCTCACGGTGGATGGACAGCCCTTGGAGCTGGTTCTCGTGAAGAACCCCAGCGGGTTCCGTCTCGGACTGAAGTCCTTCCCTGCCGGTGGGTACGCCACCATGATTGCCATCAACGACAACTACGCCGACGGCAGGGACATGTCCTGGCTTTGGGACGTTGAGTTCGATTCCCTGCGGGAAGACGGCGTTGAGGTCCTCACCGGTGTCCGCGCCTACGATATGGCGCTGCGCCTCCAGTACGACGACGTGCACTTCGGAGTCGTGGAACCTGACATCACCGCAGCTCTTCGGGCTTTCATAGACGGCTCGCGGGGCAAGCCCAAACGCATCTTCTGCACGTACACCTCCATGCTCGCCATTCGCCGTGAACTGGCCAAAATCACCATAGTTGAGGTGGTCTCATGA
- a CDS encoding putative cobyric acid synthase CobQ (identified by match to protein family HMM PF07685), whose product MTSEAQPTPDSQPSKGTIRVLQLYPREMNIYGDWGNALVLKQRIKWHGYTPELLEYNVGDDFPDDVDIIVGGGGQDSGQLVIQDDLQARAGQLKQLADEGAPMLVICGLYQLFGKFFKTSTGPVIPGIGILDVETHGTDERLIGNVTMKSAEFGDILGYENHSGQTTLGPGVEPLGTVTKGAGNNSKDGHEGARYNNVVASYLHGSLLPKNPAIADFLIRTAAERKFGTFVPGRPDDGYARLAREHAARRPR is encoded by the coding sequence ATGACCTCGGAAGCACAACCCACGCCTGACTCACAGCCCAGCAAGGGCACCATCCGCGTTCTCCAGCTCTACCCGCGGGAAATGAACATCTACGGTGACTGGGGCAACGCCCTGGTCCTTAAGCAACGGATCAAGTGGCATGGCTACACCCCGGAGTTGCTTGAGTACAACGTGGGCGACGACTTCCCGGACGACGTGGACATCATTGTGGGCGGCGGCGGGCAGGACAGCGGCCAATTGGTCATCCAGGACGACCTCCAGGCGCGCGCCGGACAGCTGAAGCAGCTCGCCGACGAAGGTGCCCCCATGCTGGTGATTTGTGGGCTGTATCAGCTTTTCGGCAAGTTCTTCAAGACCAGCACAGGGCCCGTCATTCCCGGTATTGGCATCCTTGACGTCGAAACCCACGGAACCGACGAGCGACTCATCGGCAACGTGACCATGAAGTCTGCCGAATTTGGCGACATCCTGGGCTACGAGAACCACAGCGGGCAAACTACCCTGGGTCCCGGCGTCGAGCCTCTCGGCACTGTCACCAAGGGCGCGGGCAACAACAGCAAAGACGGGCATGAGGGCGCCCGCTACAACAACGTTGTAGCGAGCTACCTTCACGGTTCATTGCTGCCGAAGAACCCGGCCATTGCGGACTTCCTGATCCGCACGGCCGCCGAACGTAAATTCGGTACTTTCGTGCCTGGAAGGCCCGACGACGGTTACGCGCGCCTTGCGCGGGAACACGCCGCCCGCCGGCCGAGGTAG
- a CDS encoding pyridoxine biosynthesis protein (identified by match to protein family HMM PF01680; match to protein family HMM TIGR00343), translated as MCADCGRVAARASGKTVVYLPIGVFVSTPDVSNEAGSSANSVTGSSRVKRGMAEMLKGGVIMDVVNVEQARIAEDAGAVAVMALERVPADIRAQGGVSRMSDPDMIDAIIAAVSIPVMAKARIGHFVEAQVLQSLGVDYIDESEVLTPADYINHIDKWNFTVPFVCGATNLGEALRRINEGAAMIRSKGEAGTGDVSNATGHMRKIRSEIAKLAALPEDELYVAAKELQAPYELVKEVAATGKLPVVLFTAGGIATPADAAMMMQLGADGVFVGSGIFKSGNPAERAAAVVKATTFHDDPDVIAKVSRGLGEAMVGINVDDIPQPHRLAERGW; from the coding sequence GTGTGCGCTGATTGCGGTCGTGTGGCTGCGCGCGCCTCCGGCAAAACGGTCGTTTATCTACCCATAGGGGTTTTTGTGTCTACACCAGATGTAAGCAACGAAGCCGGTTCGTCCGCGAACAGCGTCACGGGCAGCAGCCGGGTTAAGCGGGGCATGGCGGAGATGCTCAAGGGCGGCGTCATCATGGACGTCGTTAACGTCGAGCAGGCCCGCATCGCCGAGGATGCCGGTGCCGTGGCTGTCATGGCACTCGAGCGTGTCCCGGCCGATATCCGCGCCCAGGGCGGCGTGTCCCGCATGTCGGATCCGGACATGATCGATGCGATCATCGCCGCCGTGTCCATCCCGGTCATGGCCAAGGCCCGCATCGGGCACTTCGTCGAAGCCCAGGTCCTGCAGTCCCTCGGTGTTGACTACATCGACGAGTCCGAGGTCCTGACGCCGGCGGACTACATCAACCACATCGACAAGTGGAACTTCACCGTCCCGTTCGTTTGTGGTGCCACCAACCTGGGTGAGGCTTTGCGCCGTATCAACGAAGGCGCGGCGATGATCCGTTCCAAGGGCGAAGCCGGTACCGGCGATGTTTCCAACGCCACGGGCCATATGCGCAAGATCCGTTCGGAGATCGCCAAGCTCGCTGCCCTGCCTGAGGACGAGCTGTACGTTGCGGCCAAGGAGCTGCAGGCCCCGTACGAGCTGGTCAAGGAAGTTGCCGCCACCGGCAAGCTCCCCGTGGTGCTGTTCACTGCCGGTGGCATCGCTACCCCGGCTGATGCTGCGATGATGATGCAGCTCGGCGCCGACGGCGTATTCGTTGGTTCCGGTATCTTCAAGTCCGGTAACCCGGCAGAGCGCGCCGCCGCCGTCGTGAAGGCCACCACGTTCCACGACGATCCCGACGTGATCGCCAAGGTCTCCCGCGGCCTCGGCGAAGCCATGGTGGGCATCAACGTCGACGACATCCCGCAGCCCCACCGCCTCGCAGAGCGCGGCTGGTAA